A DNA window from Hevea brasiliensis isolate MT/VB/25A 57/8 chromosome 2, ASM3005281v1, whole genome shotgun sequence contains the following coding sequences:
- the LOC110636724 gene encoding desiccation-related protein At2g46140 isoform X1 — MASSDKPEVIDRDVKEKDHNEDEDKGGFIDKVKDFIHDIGEKIEGAIGFGKPTADVTGIHIPSINLEKADLVVDVLVKNPNPIPIPLIDINYLIESDGRKLVSGLIPDAGTIHAHGEETVKIPVTLIYDDIRSTYNDIKPGSIIPYRIKVDLIVDVPVFGRLTLPLEKTGEIPIPYKPDIDLEKIHFERFSFEETVAMLHLKLENKNDFDLGLNGLDYEVWLSDVSIGGAELAKSTKIDKNGISYIDIPITFRPKDFGSALWDMIRGKGTGYTMKGHINVDTPFGAMKLPISKEGGTTRLKKNKEDGDDDDDDEKTVS, encoded by the coding sequence ATGGCATCTTCTGATAAGCCAGAAGTCATTGATAGAGATGTCAAGGAGAAAGATCACAACGAGGATGAGGATAAGGGTGGATTTATTGACAAGGTAAAGGACTTCATTCATGACATTGGTGAAAAGATTGAGGGAGCTATTGGTTTTGGCAAGCCAACTGCAGATGTTACAGGGATTCATATCCCTTCAATCAATCTAGAGAAGGCAGATCTTGTTGTTGATGTGCTTGTTAAGAACCCCAATCCTATTCCAATCCCTCTCATTGACATCAACTACTTGATTGAGAGTGATGGACGGAAACTTGTTTCAGGCTTAATACCAGATGCTGGAACTATTCATGCACATGGCGAGGAGACTGTCAAAATACCAGTTACTTTGATTTATGACGATATAAGAAGCACATACAATGATATTAAGCCTGGAAGTATCATTCCATACAGGATTAAGGTTGATCTCATTGTAGATGTTCCGGTCTTTGGAAGGCTAACTCTACCTCTTGAGAAAACTGGAGAGATTCCAATACCTTACAAGCCTGATATTGATCTTGAGAAAATACACTTTGAGAGGTTTTCCTTTGAAGAAACTGTTGCTATGCTTCATTTGAAGTTAGAAAACAAGAATGATTTTGACTTGGGCCTTAATGGATTAGACTATGAAGTTTGGCTATCTGATGTAAGCATTGGGGGTGCAGAACTAGCCAAATCTACCAAAATTGACAAAAATGGAATTAGTTACATTGATATTCCCATCACCTTCAGGCCTAAGGACTTTGGCTCTGCACTTTGGGACATGATTAGAGGAAAAGGCACTGGTTACACTATGAAAGGACATATTAATGTGGATACACCTTTTGGAGCAATGAAGTTGCCCATTAGTAAGGAGGGTGGTACAACCCGCCTCAAGAAGAACAAGGAAgatggtgatgatgatgatgatgatgag
- the LOC110636724 gene encoding desiccation-related protein At2g46140 isoform X2, whose amino-acid sequence MASSDKPEVIDRDVKEKDHNEDEDKGGFIDKVKDFIHDIGEKIEGAIGFGKPTADVTGIHIPSINLEKADLVVDVLVKNPNPIPIPLIDINYLIESDGRKLVSGLIPDAGTIHAHGEETVKIPVTLIYDDIRSTYNDIKPGSIIPYRIKVDLIVDVPVFGRLTLPLEKTGEIPIPYKPDIDLEKIHFERFSFEETVAMLHLKLENKNDFDLGLNGLDYEVWLSDVSIGGAELAKSTKIDKNGISYIDIPITFRPKDFGSALWDMIRGKGTGYTMKGHINVDTPFGAMKLPISKEGGTTRLKKNKEDGDDDDDDED is encoded by the coding sequence ATGGCATCTTCTGATAAGCCAGAAGTCATTGATAGAGATGTCAAGGAGAAAGATCACAACGAGGATGAGGATAAGGGTGGATTTATTGACAAGGTAAAGGACTTCATTCATGACATTGGTGAAAAGATTGAGGGAGCTATTGGTTTTGGCAAGCCAACTGCAGATGTTACAGGGATTCATATCCCTTCAATCAATCTAGAGAAGGCAGATCTTGTTGTTGATGTGCTTGTTAAGAACCCCAATCCTATTCCAATCCCTCTCATTGACATCAACTACTTGATTGAGAGTGATGGACGGAAACTTGTTTCAGGCTTAATACCAGATGCTGGAACTATTCATGCACATGGCGAGGAGACTGTCAAAATACCAGTTACTTTGATTTATGACGATATAAGAAGCACATACAATGATATTAAGCCTGGAAGTATCATTCCATACAGGATTAAGGTTGATCTCATTGTAGATGTTCCGGTCTTTGGAAGGCTAACTCTACCTCTTGAGAAAACTGGAGAGATTCCAATACCTTACAAGCCTGATATTGATCTTGAGAAAATACACTTTGAGAGGTTTTCCTTTGAAGAAACTGTTGCTATGCTTCATTTGAAGTTAGAAAACAAGAATGATTTTGACTTGGGCCTTAATGGATTAGACTATGAAGTTTGGCTATCTGATGTAAGCATTGGGGGTGCAGAACTAGCCAAATCTACCAAAATTGACAAAAATGGAATTAGTTACATTGATATTCCCATCACCTTCAGGCCTAAGGACTTTGGCTCTGCACTTTGGGACATGATTAGAGGAAAAGGCACTGGTTACACTATGAAAGGACATATTAATGTGGATACACCTTTTGGAGCAATGAAGTTGCCCATTAGTAAGGAGGGTGGTACAACCCGCCTCAAGAAGAACAAGGAAgatggtgatgatgatgatgatgatgag